A genomic segment from Aegilops tauschii subsp. strangulata cultivar AL8/78 chromosome 1, Aet v6.0, whole genome shotgun sequence encodes:
- the LOC109732031 gene encoding glutathione S-transferase 4, which translates to MAPAVKVYGWAVSPFVARPLLCLEEAGVEYELVSMSRAAGDHRQPDFLARNPFGQVPVLEDGDLTLFESRAIARHVLRKHKPELLGCGSPEAEAMVDVWLEVEAHQYNPAASAIVVQCIILPLLGGARDQAVVDENVAKLKKVLEVYEARLSASRYLAGDDISLADLSHFPFTRYFMETEYAPLVAELPHVNAWWEGLKARPAARKVTELMPPDLGLGKKAE; encoded by the exons ATGGCGCCGGCGGTGAAGGTGTACGGGTGGGCCGTGTCGCCGTTCGTGGCGCGCCCACTGCTGTGCCTGGAGGAGGCCGGCGTCGAGTACGAGCTCGTGTCCATGAGCCGCGCGGCCGGCGACCACCGCCAGCCGGACTTCCtcgcccggaaccccttcggccAGGTCCCCGTCCTCGAGGACGGCGACCTCACCCTCTTCG AGTCGCGCGCGATCGCGAGGCACGTGCTCCGGAAGCACAAGCCGGAGCTGCTGGGCTGCGGCTCGCCGGAGGCGGAGGCGATGGTGGACGTGTGGCTGGAGGTGGAGGCCCACCAGTACAACCCCGCGGCCAGCGCCATCGTGGTGCAGTGCATCATCTTGCCGCTACTGGGCGGCGCGCGGGACCAGGCGGTGGTGGACGAGAACGTAGCCAAGCTCAAGAAGGTGCTGGAGGTGTACGAGGCACGGCTGTCGGCGTCCAGGTACCTCGCCGGGGACGACATCAGCCTCGCCGACCTCAGCCACTTCCCCTTCACGCGCTACTTCATGGAGACGGAGTACGCGCCGCTGGTGGCGGAGCTCCCCCACGTGAACGCGTGGTGGGAGGGGCTCAAGGCCAGGCCGGCCGCGAGGAAGGTGACGGAGCTCATGCCGCCGGACCTTGGGCTTGGAAAGAAAGCAGAGTAG